A single region of the Anomaloglossus baeobatrachus isolate aAnoBae1 chromosome 2, aAnoBae1.hap1, whole genome shotgun sequence genome encodes:
- the TIGIT gene encoding T-cell immunoreceptor with Ig and ITIM domains isoform X2 — MTAHPRDCALPMVVFLLSITVAVAETFLRAQNITATDGSSVTLKCQLLVQDTTVVQVNWNFCNNVHIAYHVNYHDTVGMVQPEFSDRVSLATDYGIVISDVNRNDTGQYCCVFTTFPHGSYTGRIYLQVVSADTWTRGPYLWIGSGLGILLVVVVVGAKKKSNAFYTNTNAKTRRPNTVGANIPNSALVIPTSEDIEREESNEYFNVILYNM, encoded by the exons TTGCTGTGGCAGAAACGTTCCTCAGAGCACAGAATATAACGGCTACAGACGGCAGCAGCGTCACCCTGAAGTGTCAGCTCCTTGTACAGGACACCACAGTGGTCCAAGTCAACTGGAACTTCTGCAACAATGTGCACATCGCATATCATGTGAACTACCATGACACGGTGGGAATGGTGCAGCCGGAGTTCTCAGATCGCGTGTCTCTAGCAACTGATTATGGGATTGTCATATCAGATGTCAACAGGAACGATACCGGCCAGTACTGCTGCGTCTTCACCACCTTCCCACATGGATCATATACCGGGAGGATATACCTACAGGTTGTAT CTGCGGACACTTGGACACGTGGACCTTATTTGTGGATCGGATCAGGACTCGGGATCCTTCTTGTGGTCGTGGTTGTCGGCGCT aaGAAGAAATCCAATGCTTTCTACACCAATACCAACGCAAAGACACGAAGACCAAATACCGTAGGTGCAAATATCCCAAATTCAGCCCTGGTCATACCCACAAGTGAAGACATAGAGAGGGAAGAGAGCAATGAATACTTTAATGTGATCCTGTACAACATGTAA
- the TIGIT gene encoding T-cell immunoreceptor with Ig and ITIM domains isoform X1 produces MTAHPRDCALPMVVFLLSITVAVAETFLRAQNITATDGSSVTLKCQLLVQDTTVVQVNWNFCNNVHIAYHVNYHDTVGMVQPEFSDRVSLATDYGIVISDVNRNDTGQYCCVFTTFPHGSYTGRIYLQVVSADTWTRGPYLWIGSGLGILLVVVVVGAVSFCYKKKKSNAFYTNTNAKTRRPNTVGANIPNSALVIPTSEDIEREESNEYFNVILYNM; encoded by the exons TTGCTGTGGCAGAAACGTTCCTCAGAGCACAGAATATAACGGCTACAGACGGCAGCAGCGTCACCCTGAAGTGTCAGCTCCTTGTACAGGACACCACAGTGGTCCAAGTCAACTGGAACTTCTGCAACAATGTGCACATCGCATATCATGTGAACTACCATGACACGGTGGGAATGGTGCAGCCGGAGTTCTCAGATCGCGTGTCTCTAGCAACTGATTATGGGATTGTCATATCAGATGTCAACAGGAACGATACCGGCCAGTACTGCTGCGTCTTCACCACCTTCCCACATGGATCATATACCGGGAGGATATACCTACAGGTTGTAT CTGCGGACACTTGGACACGTGGACCTTATTTGTGGATCGGATCAGGACTCGGGATCCTTCTTGTGGTCGTGGTTGTCGGCGCTGTGAGTTTCTGTTATAAG aaGAAGAAATCCAATGCTTTCTACACCAATACCAACGCAAAGACACGAAGACCAAATACCGTAGGTGCAAATATCCCAAATTCAGCCCTGGTCATACCCACAAGTGAAGACATAGAGAGGGAAGAGAGCAATGAATACTTTAATGTGATCCTGTACAACATGTAA